The Bubalus bubalis isolate 160015118507 breed Murrah chromosome 1, NDDB_SH_1, whole genome shotgun sequence genome includes a region encoding these proteins:
- the XKR5 gene encoding XK-related protein 5 isoform X2, with protein MHAGVLGLSALLLAAEQSARLCAVVYYFTTGRLFWAWLVLSVLLPGFLVQGLSYLWFREDGRQGGCLLVVLHLLQLGVWKRQWDAVSASLWKEGQAAPQARLLLWEADLAALHLLEALLQVGPHLLVQTYVFLASDFTAPVPGAHWLVMTFWLVAQQSDIVDSTCRWRLFNLLMGAVFILCYLNLWDGPSRNRMVTFYTVMLLENIILVLLATDFLQGASWTSLGAFAGVLSGFLIGSVSLVLYYSLLHPKSTDIWRGCVHTSCGPTEGDKAEGDSSPQALGPAGEGLDSLGPCPEETSELPSLEKPPSPQWAPPEAGLESQTAGEASLLSRHHWLLVKLALKTGNVSKINAAFGEDGLARFCSPEWGLSEHHSEGRTPPPPQQEPPSSPQDPLTSEEGFEFPVVPKAEADETSSYLSFDSQSPDRAPAQLPSSAAGRESGSEEGSLAAPGARGVGGRPGGEGGQGGSTLYFSATAEEALPSPGELTPLSGRGLGLGSSAQPATERFPLSVADISPILGPGGRLQPSSRTWGGAGLRGQRESPRRPVAAGTQRPLSEVHPRPADAPCLTSTPVHGQRRGLRPQGEADGRGFLR; from the exons ATGCACGCGGGGGTTCTGGGCCTGTCCGCCCTGCTGCTGGCGGCCGAGCAGAGCGCGC GCCTCTGCGCTGTGGTTTACTACTTCACCACAGGCCGGCTCTTCTGGGCCTGGCTGGTCCTCTCGGTGCTACTGCCCGGCTTCTTGGTCCAGGGCCTGAGCTATCTCTGGTTCCGAGAAGATGGACGTCAAGGTGGCTGCTTGCTGGTGGTCCTGCACCTCCTCCAGCTCGGCGTGTGGAAGCG GCAGTGGGACGCTGTGTCCGCCAGCCTCTGGAAGGAAGGGCAGGCCGCCCCCCAGGCCCGGCTGCTGCTGTGGGAGGCAGACCTGGCGGCCCTGCACCTCCTCGAAGCCCTGCTTCAGGTCGGGCCCCACCTGCTGGTCCAAACATACGTTTTCCTCGCCTCTGACTTCACTGCTCCCGTGCCAG GTGCCCACTGGCTGGTGATGACCTTCTGGCTCGTGGCTCAGCAGAGTGACATCGTGGACAGCACCTGCCGCTGGAGGCTCTTCAACCTGCTCATGGGTGCCGTGTTCATCCTCTGCTACCTCAACCTCTGGGACGGCCCCTCCAGAAACAGGATGGTCACATTCTACACG GTGATGCTGCTCGAAAACATCATCCTCGTGCTGCTGGCGACGGACTTTCTCCAGGGGGCCTCGTGGACCAGCCTGGGGGCCTTCGCAGGCGTCTTGTCTGGATTTCTGATTG GCAGTGTCTCGCTGGTCCTTTACTACAGCCTGCTGCATCCGAAATCCACAGACATCTGGCGGGGCTGTGTACACACATCCTGTGGCCCCACAGAGGGTGATAAAGCAGAAGGAGACTCTTCTCCACAAGCCCTGGGCCCAGCTGGGGAGGGACTGGACAGCCTGGGGCCCTGCCCAGAGGAAACCAGTGAGCTCCCAAGCCTGGAGAAACCCCCGAGCCCACAGTGGGCGCCCCCAGAGGCTGGGCTGGAAAGCCAGACAGCGGGGGAGGCCTCTTTGCTCAGCCGCCACCACTGGCTGCTGGTGAAGCTCGCTCTGAAGACTGGGAACGTGTCAAAGATCAATGCAGCCTTTGGAGAAGACGGCCTGGCCCGCTTTTGCTCCCCTGAGTGGGGGTTGAGCGAACACCACAGCGAGGGGAGGacgcccccacccccgcagcaGGAGCCCCCTTCATCACCCCAGGATCCTCTAACCTCAGAGGAAGGCTTTGAGTTTCCAGTGGTCCCCAAAGCAGAGGCTGACGAGACTTCAAGTTACCTGTCTTTTGACAGCCAGAGTCCTGACCGAGCTCCAGCCCAGCTGCCGTCTTCAGCTGCAGGGCGGGAGAGCGGCTCAGAGGAGGGATCCCTGGCCGCCCCTGGGGCGAGAGGTGTAGGGGGGCGCCCGGGGGGCGAGGGCGGGCAGGGCGGCTCCACGCTGTACTTCAGCGCCACCGCCGAAGAGGCGCTACCCTCCCCCGGGGAGCTGACGCCCCTCTCCGGGAGGGGGCTGGGGTTGGGCAGCTCCGCCCAGCCAGCCACCGAGCGCTTTCCCCTCAGCGTGGCCGACATCAGCCCCATCTTAGGCCCCGGAGGACGCTTGCAGCCCAGCAGCCGGACCTGGGGCGGCGCGGGGCTCCGGGGGCAGCGGGAGTCCCCGCGTCGCCCCGTCGCAGCTGGCACCCAGAGGCCGCTATCCGAGGTGCACCCGAGACCCGCGGACGCACCCTGCCTCACGTCCACCCCGGTGCACGGCCAGCGCCGGGGGCTGCGGCCGCAGGGCGAGGCTGACGGCCGAGGTTTTCTCCGCTGA
- the XKR5 gene encoding XK-related protein 5 isoform X1: protein MHAGVLGLSALLLAAEQSARLCAVVYYFTTGRLFWAWLVLSVLLPGFLVQGLSYLWFREDGRQGGCLLVVLHLLQLGVWKRQWDAVSASLWKEGQAAPQARLLLWEADLAALHLLEALLQVGPHLLVQTYVFLASDFTAPVPGVSALCSWTTLSWALVCYARSLRSVKPDHPSAPWMALGCQQLWRMGMVGARVLSLVLFFWAYRVWVLVVAGAHWLVMTFWLVAQQSDIVDSTCRWRLFNLLMGAVFILCYLNLWDGPSRNRMVTFYTVMLLENIILVLLATDFLQGASWTSLGAFAGVLSGFLIGSVSLVLYYSLLHPKSTDIWRGCVHTSCGPTEGDKAEGDSSPQALGPAGEGLDSLGPCPEETSELPSLEKPPSPQWAPPEAGLESQTAGEASLLSRHHWLLVKLALKTGNVSKINAAFGEDGLARFCSPEWGLSEHHSEGRTPPPPQQEPPSSPQDPLTSEEGFEFPVVPKAEADETSSYLSFDSQSPDRAPAQLPSSAAGRESGSEEGSLAAPGARGVGGRPGGEGGQGGSTLYFSATAEEALPSPGELTPLSGRGLGLGSSAQPATERFPLSVADISPILGPGGRLQPSSRTWGGAGLRGQRESPRRPVAAGTQRPLSEVHPRPADAPCLTSTPVHGQRRGLRPQGEADGRGFLR, encoded by the exons ATGCACGCGGGGGTTCTGGGCCTGTCCGCCCTGCTGCTGGCGGCCGAGCAGAGCGCGC GCCTCTGCGCTGTGGTTTACTACTTCACCACAGGCCGGCTCTTCTGGGCCTGGCTGGTCCTCTCGGTGCTACTGCCCGGCTTCTTGGTCCAGGGCCTGAGCTATCTCTGGTTCCGAGAAGATGGACGTCAAGGTGGCTGCTTGCTGGTGGTCCTGCACCTCCTCCAGCTCGGCGTGTGGAAGCG GCAGTGGGACGCTGTGTCCGCCAGCCTCTGGAAGGAAGGGCAGGCCGCCCCCCAGGCCCGGCTGCTGCTGTGGGAGGCAGACCTGGCGGCCCTGCACCTCCTCGAAGCCCTGCTTCAGGTCGGGCCCCACCTGCTGGTCCAAACATACGTTTTCCTCGCCTCTGACTTCACTGCTCCCGTGCCAG GAGTGAGTGCCCTGTGCTCCTGGACCACGCTCTCCTGGGCCCTGGTGTGCTATGCCCGATCCCTGCGCTCCGTGAAGCCGGACCACCCCTCTGCACCCTGGATGGCCCTTGGCTGCCAGCAGCTCTGGAGGATGGGCATGGTCGGGGCTCGCGTCCTCAGCCTGGTTCTCTTCTTCTGGGCTTACCGTGTCTGGGTGCTGGTTGTCGCAG GTGCCCACTGGCTGGTGATGACCTTCTGGCTCGTGGCTCAGCAGAGTGACATCGTGGACAGCACCTGCCGCTGGAGGCTCTTCAACCTGCTCATGGGTGCCGTGTTCATCCTCTGCTACCTCAACCTCTGGGACGGCCCCTCCAGAAACAGGATGGTCACATTCTACACG GTGATGCTGCTCGAAAACATCATCCTCGTGCTGCTGGCGACGGACTTTCTCCAGGGGGCCTCGTGGACCAGCCTGGGGGCCTTCGCAGGCGTCTTGTCTGGATTTCTGATTG GCAGTGTCTCGCTGGTCCTTTACTACAGCCTGCTGCATCCGAAATCCACAGACATCTGGCGGGGCTGTGTACACACATCCTGTGGCCCCACAGAGGGTGATAAAGCAGAAGGAGACTCTTCTCCACAAGCCCTGGGCCCAGCTGGGGAGGGACTGGACAGCCTGGGGCCCTGCCCAGAGGAAACCAGTGAGCTCCCAAGCCTGGAGAAACCCCCGAGCCCACAGTGGGCGCCCCCAGAGGCTGGGCTGGAAAGCCAGACAGCGGGGGAGGCCTCTTTGCTCAGCCGCCACCACTGGCTGCTGGTGAAGCTCGCTCTGAAGACTGGGAACGTGTCAAAGATCAATGCAGCCTTTGGAGAAGACGGCCTGGCCCGCTTTTGCTCCCCTGAGTGGGGGTTGAGCGAACACCACAGCGAGGGGAGGacgcccccacccccgcagcaGGAGCCCCCTTCATCACCCCAGGATCCTCTAACCTCAGAGGAAGGCTTTGAGTTTCCAGTGGTCCCCAAAGCAGAGGCTGACGAGACTTCAAGTTACCTGTCTTTTGACAGCCAGAGTCCTGACCGAGCTCCAGCCCAGCTGCCGTCTTCAGCTGCAGGGCGGGAGAGCGGCTCAGAGGAGGGATCCCTGGCCGCCCCTGGGGCGAGAGGTGTAGGGGGGCGCCCGGGGGGCGAGGGCGGGCAGGGCGGCTCCACGCTGTACTTCAGCGCCACCGCCGAAGAGGCGCTACCCTCCCCCGGGGAGCTGACGCCCCTCTCCGGGAGGGGGCTGGGGTTGGGCAGCTCCGCCCAGCCAGCCACCGAGCGCTTTCCCCTCAGCGTGGCCGACATCAGCCCCATCTTAGGCCCCGGAGGACGCTTGCAGCCCAGCAGCCGGACCTGGGGCGGCGCGGGGCTCCGGGGGCAGCGGGAGTCCCCGCGTCGCCCCGTCGCAGCTGGCACCCAGAGGCCGCTATCCGAGGTGCACCCGAGACCCGCGGACGCACCCTGCCTCACGTCCACCCCGGTGCACGGCCAGCGCCGGGGGCTGCGGCCGCAGGGCGAGGCTGACGGCCGAGGTTTTCTCCGCTGA
- the XKR5 gene encoding XK-related protein 5 isoform X3 — MDVKVAACWWSCTSSSSACGSGVSALCSWTTLSWALVCYARSLRSVKPDHPSAPWMALGCQQLWRMGMVGARVLSLVLFFWAYRVWVLVVAGAHWLVMTFWLVAQQSDIVDSTCRWRLFNLLMGAVFILCYLNLWDGPSRNRMVTFYTVMLLENIILVLLATDFLQGASWTSLGAFAGVLSGFLIGSVSLVLYYSLLHPKSTDIWRGCVHTSCGPTEGDKAEGDSSPQALGPAGEGLDSLGPCPEETSELPSLEKPPSPQWAPPEAGLESQTAGEASLLSRHHWLLVKLALKTGNVSKINAAFGEDGLARFCSPEWGLSEHHSEGRTPPPPQQEPPSSPQDPLTSEEGFEFPVVPKAEADETSSYLSFDSQSPDRAPAQLPSSAAGRESGSEEGSLAAPGARGVGGRPGGEGGQGGSTLYFSATAEEALPSPGELTPLSGRGLGLGSSAQPATERFPLSVADISPILGPGGRLQPSSRTWGGAGLRGQRESPRRPVAAGTQRPLSEVHPRPADAPCLTSTPVHGQRRGLRPQGEADGRGFLR; from the exons ATGGACGTCAAGGTGGCTGCTTGCTGGTGGTCCTGCACCTCCTCCAGCTCGGCGTGTGGAAGCG GAGTGAGTGCCCTGTGCTCCTGGACCACGCTCTCCTGGGCCCTGGTGTGCTATGCCCGATCCCTGCGCTCCGTGAAGCCGGACCACCCCTCTGCACCCTGGATGGCCCTTGGCTGCCAGCAGCTCTGGAGGATGGGCATGGTCGGGGCTCGCGTCCTCAGCCTGGTTCTCTTCTTCTGGGCTTACCGTGTCTGGGTGCTGGTTGTCGCAG GTGCCCACTGGCTGGTGATGACCTTCTGGCTCGTGGCTCAGCAGAGTGACATCGTGGACAGCACCTGCCGCTGGAGGCTCTTCAACCTGCTCATGGGTGCCGTGTTCATCCTCTGCTACCTCAACCTCTGGGACGGCCCCTCCAGAAACAGGATGGTCACATTCTACACG GTGATGCTGCTCGAAAACATCATCCTCGTGCTGCTGGCGACGGACTTTCTCCAGGGGGCCTCGTGGACCAGCCTGGGGGCCTTCGCAGGCGTCTTGTCTGGATTTCTGATTG GCAGTGTCTCGCTGGTCCTTTACTACAGCCTGCTGCATCCGAAATCCACAGACATCTGGCGGGGCTGTGTACACACATCCTGTGGCCCCACAGAGGGTGATAAAGCAGAAGGAGACTCTTCTCCACAAGCCCTGGGCCCAGCTGGGGAGGGACTGGACAGCCTGGGGCCCTGCCCAGAGGAAACCAGTGAGCTCCCAAGCCTGGAGAAACCCCCGAGCCCACAGTGGGCGCCCCCAGAGGCTGGGCTGGAAAGCCAGACAGCGGGGGAGGCCTCTTTGCTCAGCCGCCACCACTGGCTGCTGGTGAAGCTCGCTCTGAAGACTGGGAACGTGTCAAAGATCAATGCAGCCTTTGGAGAAGACGGCCTGGCCCGCTTTTGCTCCCCTGAGTGGGGGTTGAGCGAACACCACAGCGAGGGGAGGacgcccccacccccgcagcaGGAGCCCCCTTCATCACCCCAGGATCCTCTAACCTCAGAGGAAGGCTTTGAGTTTCCAGTGGTCCCCAAAGCAGAGGCTGACGAGACTTCAAGTTACCTGTCTTTTGACAGCCAGAGTCCTGACCGAGCTCCAGCCCAGCTGCCGTCTTCAGCTGCAGGGCGGGAGAGCGGCTCAGAGGAGGGATCCCTGGCCGCCCCTGGGGCGAGAGGTGTAGGGGGGCGCCCGGGGGGCGAGGGCGGGCAGGGCGGCTCCACGCTGTACTTCAGCGCCACCGCCGAAGAGGCGCTACCCTCCCCCGGGGAGCTGACGCCCCTCTCCGGGAGGGGGCTGGGGTTGGGCAGCTCCGCCCAGCCAGCCACCGAGCGCTTTCCCCTCAGCGTGGCCGACATCAGCCCCATCTTAGGCCCCGGAGGACGCTTGCAGCCCAGCAGCCGGACCTGGGGCGGCGCGGGGCTCCGGGGGCAGCGGGAGTCCCCGCGTCGCCCCGTCGCAGCTGGCACCCAGAGGCCGCTATCCGAGGTGCACCCGAGACCCGCGGACGCACCCTGCCTCACGTCCACCCCGGTGCACGGCCAGCGCCGGGGGCTGCGGCCGCAGGGCGAGGCTGACGGCCGAGGTTTTCTCCGCTGA